In one Pasteuria penetrans genomic region, the following are encoded:
- a CDS encoding rhodanese-related sulfurtransferase has protein sequence MLKLENDKNYKVILYYHYTKIRNPEDFAAIQREFCMAHNLRGRIWVAEEGINGTVSGTTEAIMEYEVFLKRQPGMGSIHVKSDHCAGHVFPKLKVRVRKEIVCWRLDRDLNPSEKTGNYVTAQQFKKAMQERDTIILDGRNGYEYDLGHFRGAIRADIRTTREFPGWLRKHFRFPPHQRVVTYCTGGIRCEKLTAWLREEGYTNVAQLQGGIITYSQDEDTQGENFMGLCYTFDERKAIPVNRKEPHVIVGRCWHCKAPAETYIDCAYDFCHLQHIVCPTCWKEKQGFCTPTCAQKQGTSLPRPS, from the coding sequence ATGTTGAAACTAGAAAACGATAAAAATTATAAGGTTATCCTATATTATCATTACACAAAAATAAGGAATCCAGAGGATTTTGCTGCAATCCAACGCGAATTCTGTATGGCCCACAACCTACGTGGTCGTATTTGGGTCGCCGAGGAGGGAATCAATGGAACCGTATCGGGAACGACCGAAGCAATTATGGAGTATGAGGTTTTTTTGAAGCGGCAACCGGGAATGGGAAGCATTCACGTAAAGAGCGATCACTGCGCGGGGCACGTGTTTCCGAAGTTGAAGGTGCGGGTAAGGAAGGAAATCGTTTGCTGGCGGTTGGATCGAGATCTCAATCCGTCCGAAAAGACGGGGAACTATGTAACTGCCCAACAATTCAAAAAGGCCATGCAAGAAAGAGACACTATCATCCTTGACGGACGAAATGGCTATGAGTATGATCTCGGCCATTTCAGGGGTGCTATCCGTGCTGACATAAGAACCACACGTGAATTTCCCGGTTGGTTGCGGAAGCACTTTCGCTTTCCCCCCCATCAGCGTGTTGTCACCTATTGTACGGGGGGCATACGATGCGAAAAATTAACCGCCTGGTTACGGGAAGAGGGATACACCAACGTAGCACAACTGCAGGGGGGCATCATTACCTACAGCCAAGATGAGGATACACAGGGAGAAAATTTTATGGGCCTCTGTTATACCTTTGATGAACGAAAGGCTATCCCCGTCAACCGGAAGGAACCCCATGTCATTGTGGGGCGTTGTTGGCATTGCAAAGCACCTGCTGAGACGTACATTGATTGCGCCTATGACTTTTGTCATCTTCAGCATATCGTCTGTCCCACCTGTTGGAAGGAAAAACAGGGATTTTGTACCCCAACGTGCGCGCAAAAACAGGGAACTTCCCTCCCTCGTCCATCATGA
- a CDS encoding tyrosine-type recombinase/integrase, with translation MQAYIGAMQDADRSPQTINGYVYDFSLFFSFLAREQLVLEEVTENVLHKFFQEMGGGYQRILDVPVTKRNAQLINQVTEDVQKTYQRANARSGKQRKQSSLRSLFCYLVRTKRLPNNPMEAYDRTALQTKRKKTLPTFLSREEAVRLVAAVDSFQTPQTKGWHRMRNRAILMMLLGTGIRVSELVQLRFLHIHKVEEEGVYKLLIIGKGEGERWLTLHKRASEALDHYLVVRPIANPLLPPSQADIIFLNKNKGPMSRRSIGSIVKKYALEANLPVRASELTPHKLRHTLATFLLSQGENLRIVQEILGHSCVKTTQIYTHVVDSEKEEALRKLDKIW, from the coding sequence GTGCAAGCCTACATTGGGGCCATGCAGGACGCGGACCGATCTCCCCAAACGATCAATGGTTATGTGTACGATTTTTCCCTGTTTTTTTCTTTCTTGGCACGTGAACAGCTCGTACTGGAGGAGGTTACTGAAAATGTTCTCCACAAATTTTTTCAGGAAATGGGGGGGGGATACCAACGAATCCTAGACGTTCCTGTAACCAAACGAAATGCCCAATTGATCAACCAAGTTACCGAAGATGTGCAAAAAACGTACCAGCGTGCAAACGCGCGAAGTGGCAAACAACGGAAACAGTCCTCGTTGCGCTCTCTGTTTTGTTATCTGGTGCGTACAAAGAGACTACCCAACAATCCTATGGAGGCCTATGATCGAACAGCTCTGCAGACCAAGAGAAAAAAAACGCTGCCCACCTTTCTCAGCCGAGAAGAGGCTGTTAGATTGGTAGCTGCCGTAGATTCCTTTCAAACCCCACAAACGAAGGGTTGGCACAGGATGCGCAATCGGGCCATCTTGATGATGCTGTTGGGAACCGGAATACGGGTATCAGAACTAGTCCAATTACGTTTTTTGCATATACACAAGGTGGAAGAGGAGGGGGTTTACAAACTCCTCATTATTGGGAAAGGTGAGGGGGAACGTTGGCTGACCCTACATAAGCGGGCAAGCGAGGCCCTAGACCATTATCTTGTCGTTCGACCTATCGCCAATCCCCTTCTTCCCCCTTCTCAGGCAGACATAATTTTTCTCAACAAAAATAAAGGGCCCATGAGTCGCCGTAGCATTGGGAGCATAGTGAAGAAATATGCGCTGGAGGCAAACTTGCCTGTAAGGGCTTCCGAACTCACACCCCATAAACTGCGACATACACTAGCTACATTTCTACTCTCCCAGGGGGAGAATTTGCGGATCGTTCAGGAGATACTGGGTCACTCCTGCGTGAAGACAACGCAAATTTATACTCATGTGGTGGATTCAGAAAAGGAAGAAGCCCTGAGGAAGTTGGATAAGATTTGGTGA
- the lexA gene encoding transcriptional repressor LexA: MDRGLSPKELAVLGYIHKTVQTRGYPPSVREIGKAVGLSSSSTVHTYLLRLEKHGCIHRDPSKPRAIEVLWTPTPIHGGRDIREVPLVGKVTAGTPITAVGDSVMDFYPLPGEWVGPGPCFMLTVEGNSMINAGIHHGDKVIVREQKTARDGDIVVAMTSDHEATIKRFFYEGSMKRFRLQPENDHFEPIYLKKVQILGLIIGLIRIPLSPQ, translated from the coding sequence ATGGATCGTGGGTTGTCTCCGAAGGAACTAGCAGTACTAGGCTACATACACAAGACTGTACAAACAAGGGGCTATCCCCCTTCTGTCCGTGAAATCGGAAAAGCTGTTGGATTGAGTTCCAGTTCCACTGTGCATACCTATCTTTTACGCCTTGAAAAACATGGCTGCATACACCGTGATCCCTCCAAACCACGGGCGATTGAGGTACTATGGACCCCCACACCCATTCATGGGGGGAGAGATATCAGGGAGGTGCCCCTCGTAGGGAAAGTTACGGCAGGGACACCTATTACAGCTGTTGGGGATTCCGTCATGGACTTTTATCCCCTGCCGGGGGAATGGGTTGGCCCGGGTCCGTGCTTCATGTTGACTGTTGAGGGCAACAGTATGATCAATGCGGGCATTCATCACGGAGACAAGGTCATCGTGCGTGAGCAAAAAACCGCTAGAGACGGTGATATTGTTGTAGCGATGACTTCAGACCATGAAGCCACCATCAAACGATTTTTTTATGAGGGTTCAATGAAAAGGTTCCGCCTTCAGCCCGAAAACGATCATTTCGAACCCATATACCTGAAGAAGGTGCAAATCCTGGGTTTAATCATCGGCTTAATTCGTATCCCCTTGTCCCCACAGTAG